Genomic window (Alistipes sp. ZOR0009):
CAGCTGCAGCCCAAAGGTTGCACTAGTACCCAGTGTGGAGTGCATATATGGGTATAGTGGAAATAATCGCAGCTAGCTGCGATTAAACAGATGTTGGCGGTAATTAAAAATACTTGAAATGTTGAAAGTAAAAACTACAGAAGAATTTACCAATTCGGAATTTGGCAATGAATATGTGAGGATTTTAGCGCCACTTGCCGGAAAGCATATGGGAATCTTCCTTGATGCAATAAAGAATAGAACTGCTGATAATTTAGACTATAATCTTATTGGAACGGCAAATGAAATTACATTAAAAAAAATCAGTAATTATTATGGACTACTCCATACTGTCTTTGAAGACCTTGGTTTAGTCTTGTCATTTCTTCGAGTTAATGAACGTAGTAAACTTTATGAATTATTTCCAGAACTTGAAAATGATGAGCAATACTATGTTTATCATCTGGAGAATTATATAATTAGAATTAGTACAGTATCAGATTTGGTAGGGAAACTAGGGAATATCCTATACAAAACTGGAATTGATGATGAAAAATGTAATGGTCACAAATTTAAAGAAGCCCTAAGCAAAATCGGCAGTTCCAAAACTGCTATGATTGAAAAGTTACTAATAAGAACAAAAGAAATCAAAGATATACGACATAAGAAAATCCATACTGGAGAAAGTGAACTTCCTTATTTAACAGGAATCGTTTTCTATAGTGATTTAATGAAATTAATTAATGAAAAAGCTTCTCCAATACTAGATGAGTATACTGATAAAAATCTTATTGCAGAGATTGATAAAATTGAGACAGAGATCTTTGAAGTTATATCAATTGTAAACGATTTTCTAGATGCCTCAATAGATAAGTTAAAGGATTTAGTAAAAGAAGAATAAAATAACTACCGCCAACACACGGTATAGTCAACAAGCTGGTGAAGTGGTAGCCGGAAGCTTACTGCGCCGTAGCAGCCGCAGTGCAGGCTGAGAGAACGGAAGCCCGCAATGCTTGTTACCCATACCGACAAGCGTTGGGCCTCATTCTGAGAGATGTCATTGCTAAATTGAGAAAGAAATTAAAATGGCAAGCTACAACGATTTTAGACATAAAATAGAGCTAGTCGATTTAGTTTATGATATTAATAGTGTCAAATTAAATAATACAAAACAGTTAAGTGTCACTTTATTTAGATAAACCAATGAGTAATATTAATTTCTTCAATTTTAAGACTATTGTTTTCGATTTTGATGGAACAATAGTTAATTCAATGCCTTTTCATGTTAAAGCACTCAATAAGGCTTTAGATGAAAACGGAATCGATATTAAAGTCACAGAAGATGATATAAAAGGAATTGGGACAGAAATAGTATTGAAAAGTCTTAGTGAAAACAATCCCCTAAAGAAAACAATTATAAATGAGAAAGTAAATAAAATAAAAAAAAGGAAAAAGGAATTGTATGAATTATATATTATAAATGGTGAAATAGAACTGTTTTCAGGTACTGTAGAACTTTTGGAATTTTTAAAATTGAAAGGTGTAGAATTAATATTAATTTCTGGTTCAGGCAGACAAAGTGTAACATTGTTGATTAATAAGTTTAAATTAAAAAGATTTTTTGAAGAAAGAATTGTTGTTAAAGAAGATGTAAAAAACGGAAAACCCAAACCAGACTTATTTAAAAAAGCAATCGAAAAATCTGCTGTTAAAAATCTTGAAAAAACACTTATAGTTGAAGATAGTGAAAATGGATTAATAGCAGGTATAGCGGCTGGTGTAAATAATGGAATTCTTGTTAATCAAAGTATAAATAATAGTAAATCTAGTTGGGGTATATATGCTTCAATTACAGAGTTGTTTAAGCAAATAGTTAATGATTATATAGATAATAATGAATCCATATTATTGGATTTAAAGGAAAAAAACAATATTTTTTTACCAGATGACTATTCGATTGAAAGTGATAAAGAATTTTTTTTTATAGTATCATTAGGTAAAGAATTGCAGTTACCTATATACCTACTCCGCATTGGAGGCCCTTTATTAGTTAGAAGACTGATTAAAGATCATACAAATATTTTATCTAAATATTTGCAAGATTGTAAGACTATAATCCTAATTTCAAATCCTTTGGGTTATGAAGCATTAAAACGATTTGATGCAGAAGATAAAGATAATTATGAAATTAGATACACCCAAAATGAAATTATTGATTTTGCAGAAAATCTATTTGATATTCGCTGTAGATCAAATAAAAATCAGATAGAAATAGGATTTCATGAAAATGAATTACTATGGAGTTGCGGAATCGTTGAACAGTATTTATCAATAGTTAGGGCTTATTATGATAAGGGAACTGGTCACGATAATTCAGTTAAGTCTAAAAGATTTCTTTTTAATGAAAATGAAAAACTAGCAGAATCATTTTTAGATTATTTTAAAGGAATTCAAAGTAATTCTAAAATTAAATGGTTAAAAGACAAGAGAATTTTAAAAGATTCGAGAAGGCAATTGCCTAGTTTATTTAAAAGTAATATTAAGTTATTTGAAACACCTGTATTACCAGAAAAGGGAATGTCTGATATTATTATTCCAGATGATCATGTATGGAAGATATGCTCTGATGAGAGTGTTACAATTATAGAAAGTAATTTCTATAAAGA
Coding sequences:
- a CDS encoding Cthe_2314 family HEPN domain-containing protein, whose translation is MLKVKTTEEFTNSEFGNEYVRILAPLAGKHMGIFLDAIKNRTADNLDYNLIGTANEITLKKISNYYGLLHTVFEDLGLVLSFLRVNERSKLYELFPELENDEQYYVYHLENYIIRISTVSDLVGKLGNILYKTGIDDEKCNGHKFKEALSKIGSSKTAMIEKLLIRTKEIKDIRHKKIHTGESELPYLTGIVFYSDLMKLINEKASPILDEYTDKNLIAEIDKIETEIFEVISIVNDFLDASIDKLKDLVKEE